Below is a genomic region from Raphanus sativus cultivar WK10039 chromosome 4, ASM80110v3, whole genome shotgun sequence.
atcGACAATCTACATGTATTACCAAATTCAAACTTGTGTTATGATACATGcatgcacatatatatatatattcaactaTATGTATATGCACTATATTGTacaacgattttttttttaacttggttttttgacaaaaaaatattcaagtAAAAGACGACTAGTTTTAGAATATGAATTTACCCAAAGCTCGGTGTCTTCGTCTTCAGTGGTGGGGATTTCTACAATTTCGTCGTTGCGTGCGAATCTGCCACGTATTCGAGGTCTACTGTCCGCCAACGTTTTCCTGCATGCATACTTTTTTccaaatgaaagaaaaaaagagagttacTAATCATAATTAAAAGCTTTCAAAATTTGGGGAAATGTAATAAGAAAGTTTACCTTTATAGTTTTGGTAAAGTTTCTCTGGTTACGTTTAGCTCTGTACTTTGAGATCTTCTCTTTACGTTCCTCAGCACTGTAACGTCCCACCTTCAAGTTCGGCGCGTCTGGAAACGGCTCCGATGATCTCTGCTCAACAACATTCTTTCTTGTGTTCtgttaaaaaaagagagaatcaaaaattaaaacatttagCAAAATTACACCAAAAGCAAGAAACAGAGCAACAAAACAGAGACCTGCAAATCTCCTGTGCTGTAGACTCGTCGCATCATCTGACCGGAGAAGAAGTCGTTTTCCGGGGAGTTCAATGTATTGTAATGGAGATTTAAAGAATCCATTATCTGAACGCTGCTGAACGGAATCTGATTCGGTTTTCCGTCGACGGAGTTGGTGCTAAAGCTTCTCTGCATATACCTTCCTGCATTCTCTATTGCACTGTAGCTTCTCGCCATTGATGCAACCGTTTCCGTTTGATTATGACCGGAGCCGCCGTAATACTGCTCTGTTTTGACGGCGTCCGAGAAATTTGGATACAGTCCGGTGGGAGTTTGATGAGAGAGAGTTAGGGTTCCAAGAAGGTCGCTTGGAGGAGATGAAGAGAGGATGTGAGGGGTGAAATGGTCAAACATGTTGAGAGATTCATCAACAGAGTAGAGTTCGTTGT
It encodes:
- the LOC108852359 gene encoding zinc finger protein CONSTANS-LIKE 8 is translated as MASSDLYIFDGSSSSSSSIFRNSSPEMFSSDTTTTTDLFCNNELYSVDESLNMFDHFTPHILSSSPPSDLLGTLTLSHQTPTGLYPNFSDAVKTEQYYGGSGHNQTETVASMARSYSAIENAGRYMQRSFSTNSVDGKPNQIPFSSVQIMDSLNLHYNTLNSPENDFFSGQMMRRVYSTGDLQNTRKNVVEQRSSEPFPDAPNLKVGRYSAEERKEKISKYRAKRNQRNFTKTIKYACRKTLADSRPRIRGRFARNDEIVEIPTTEDEDTELWKLDGLHEENEAFGSSFVVQQSHLQYAASDFSSSFW